In Anaeromyxobacter sp., the following proteins share a genomic window:
- a CDS encoding TolC family protein yields the protein MNTLTAALVALTLAQAPAPAASPAPAGLPAPAATGPAATAPAALVPSVSVLAIPAGPVLSLGDALRRADEANLDLQVAQARLEQARAGVWKAWSYHLPQLTAGGTWTHNDTSAAIPMPDGSQITLQASDPLAGQVQVTQALIAPSLWFAIRASGAGQELAAKTVEQARRDVLFGVAQSYYGVTSLRKLVRISEELLGTAQRQERDARVRLEAGTIAKVAHLRAQIDLARAEQDLVRASNAYQGAKISLATLLDRDDAFEVVEPPEPAVPADAAGLEASALEQRPDVLAARRNVDLATELKRATAGRYLPSLGAFGRWQVSDPAGLTGDKTTWAAGLALNWTLFDGGLREAELREGGAKVAEATAARRSLERKAVAEVRQALLDLESARANAVKAQEQARLAKENQRLVDVSYRAGAATAVEQADATAALRTAAIAAASDELAAQLAALKLLKAAGAFDPVPRR from the coding sequence ATGAACACGCTGACGGCGGCCCTGGTCGCGCTCACCCTGGCCCAGGCGCCCGCGCCGGCCGCGTCCCCGGCCCCCGCGGGCCTCCCCGCCCCGGCCGCGACCGGCCCCGCCGCGACGGCGCCCGCCGCGCTGGTCCCCTCGGTCTCGGTGCTGGCCATCCCGGCCGGGCCGGTCCTGTCCCTCGGGGACGCCCTGCGGCGCGCCGACGAGGCCAACCTCGACCTCCAGGTGGCCCAGGCCCGGCTGGAGCAGGCCCGCGCCGGCGTCTGGAAGGCCTGGAGCTACCACCTGCCGCAGCTGACGGCGGGCGGCACCTGGACCCACAACGACACGTCGGCCGCCATCCCCATGCCCGACGGTAGCCAGATCACGCTGCAGGCCTCCGACCCGCTGGCCGGCCAGGTGCAGGTCACCCAGGCGCTGATCGCCCCGTCGCTCTGGTTCGCCATCCGCGCCTCTGGCGCCGGCCAGGAGCTGGCCGCCAAGACGGTGGAGCAGGCCCGCCGCGACGTGCTCTTCGGCGTGGCCCAGAGCTACTACGGCGTCACGTCGCTCAGGAAGCTGGTCCGGATCTCCGAGGAGCTGCTGGGCACGGCGCAGCGGCAGGAGCGCGACGCCCGGGTGCGGCTGGAGGCCGGCACCATCGCCAAGGTGGCCCACCTGCGCGCCCAGATCGACCTGGCCCGCGCCGAGCAGGACCTGGTGCGGGCCAGCAACGCCTACCAGGGGGCCAAGATCTCGCTGGCCACGCTGCTCGACCGCGACGACGCCTTCGAGGTGGTGGAGCCGCCCGAGCCGGCCGTGCCGGCCGACGCCGCCGGCCTGGAGGCCTCGGCCCTGGAGCAGCGCCCGGACGTGCTGGCGGCCCGCCGCAACGTGGACCTGGCCACCGAGCTGAAGCGGGCCACCGCCGGCCGCTACCTGCCCAGCCTGGGGGCCTTCGGGCGCTGGCAGGTGAGCGACCCGGCCGGTCTCACCGGCGACAAGACCACCTGGGCGGCCGGCCTGGCCCTCAACTGGACGCTCTTCGACGGCGGCCTGCGCGAGGCCGAGCTGCGCGAGGGCGGGGCCAAGGTGGCCGAGGCCACCGCAGCCCGGCGCAGCCTGGAGCGCAAGGCGGTGGCCGAGGTGCGCCAGGCGCTGCTCGACCTGGAGTCGGCGCGCGCCAACGCCGTCAAGGCCCAGGAGCAGGCGCGCCTGGCCAAGGAGAACCAGCGGCTGGTGGACGTCTCCTACCGCGCCGGCGCCGCCACCGCGGTGGAGCAGGCCGACGCCACCGCGGCGCTCCGCACCGCCGCCATCGCCGCCGCCAGCGACGAGCTGGCCGCGCAGCTGGCCGCGCTCAAGCTGCTCAAGGCGGCCGGGGCCTTCGATCCGGTGCCGCGCCGTTGA
- a CDS encoding ADP-ribosylglycohydrolase family protein, producing MARPRRPPEPPPPAPYALQLAEAVAAARAAADLLAAEFARPDGPRGQDDKCPADDEAEVLVRDRLLAAFPEYGFVAEEDRAQDRPPSDTGRHAWVVDPNDGTRYFRQGRRGASVSIGLLRDGLPVLGVVLAHTAPTGGEDLFTWAEGSGPVRRNGEVVAAQPPRQGLAAGDVVLVSAAAGAWPLANALLLSPARHRPCASIAYRLALVAAGEAAGTASLQPLDGHDVAAGHALLRGAGLSLLDLAGAEVRYRTAGHSNVGPVVAGGVALARELASRLAHRPEVTAHEAPLDLTEPRPGRPATDVALLRRAQGALLGQLCGDALGSLVEFQSPDEIAEDYPQGVRELVDGGTWDLLAGQPTDDSELALALARTLARCGTFEPVEVARAYARWYESRPFDVGHTTRAALAAAASARQAGRDPAEASRAAARHESKANGALMRVSPLGIFGHGRPPAEVAGWARQDARLTHPNPVCQDASAVFAVAVAQAVAHGGAPAEVADAALAFAREARLHAEVLAALEGARAARPDFVTHQGLVTVALQNAFFQLRHAAPEAALVDTVGRGGDTDTNAAIAGALLGAVHGVLALPLRWRSAVLSCVPVEGAPGVRRPRPPACWPVDALVLAERLAAG from the coding sequence GTGGCTCGTCCCCGCCGACCTCCCGAACCACCACCGCCCGCCCCCTATGCGCTCCAGCTCGCCGAGGCGGTGGCGGCCGCGCGCGCCGCGGCCGACCTGCTGGCCGCCGAGTTCGCCCGTCCGGACGGCCCGCGCGGGCAGGACGACAAGTGCCCCGCCGACGACGAGGCCGAGGTGCTGGTCCGCGATCGGCTGCTGGCCGCCTTCCCGGAGTACGGCTTCGTGGCCGAGGAGGATCGCGCCCAGGACCGGCCGCCGTCCGACACCGGCCGCCACGCCTGGGTGGTCGACCCCAACGACGGCACCCGCTACTTCCGCCAGGGCCGGCGTGGCGCGTCGGTCTCCATCGGCCTGCTGCGCGACGGCCTGCCGGTGCTGGGCGTGGTGCTGGCCCACACCGCCCCGACCGGCGGGGAGGACCTCTTCACCTGGGCCGAGGGCTCCGGGCCGGTGCGCCGCAACGGCGAGGTGGTGGCGGCCCAGCCGCCGCGCCAGGGGCTGGCGGCCGGTGACGTGGTGCTGGTCTCGGCGGCCGCCGGGGCCTGGCCCCTGGCCAACGCCCTGCTGCTGTCGCCGGCGCGCCACCGGCCGTGCGCCTCCATCGCCTACCGGCTGGCGCTGGTGGCGGCGGGCGAGGCCGCCGGCACCGCCTCGCTCCAGCCGCTCGACGGCCACGACGTCGCGGCTGGCCACGCCCTGCTGCGCGGCGCGGGCCTGTCCCTGCTCGACCTGGCGGGAGCGGAGGTGCGCTACCGCACGGCCGGCCACTCGAACGTCGGCCCGGTGGTGGCGGGCGGCGTGGCCCTGGCCAGGGAGCTGGCCAGCCGGCTGGCCCACCGGCCCGAGGTGACCGCCCACGAGGCCCCGCTCGACCTCACCGAGCCCAGGCCAGGCCGGCCAGCCACCGACGTGGCGCTGCTGCGGCGGGCCCAGGGGGCGCTGCTCGGGCAGCTGTGCGGCGACGCCCTCGGCAGCCTGGTGGAGTTCCAGAGCCCCGACGAGATCGCCGAGGACTACCCGCAGGGCGTGCGTGAGCTGGTGGACGGCGGCACCTGGGACCTGCTGGCCGGGCAGCCGACCGACGACTCCGAGCTGGCGCTGGCGCTGGCCCGGACGCTGGCGCGGTGCGGCACCTTCGAACCCGTCGAGGTGGCGCGCGCCTACGCCCGCTGGTACGAGAGCCGACCCTTCGACGTGGGCCACACCACCCGCGCCGCGCTGGCCGCGGCCGCCTCGGCGCGCCAGGCCGGGCGCGATCCAGCCGAGGCGTCCCGCGCCGCGGCGCGCCACGAGAGCAAGGCCAACGGCGCGCTCATGCGGGTCTCGCCGCTCGGCATCTTCGGGCACGGCCGGCCGCCCGCCGAGGTGGCCGGCTGGGCGCGCCAGGACGCGCGCCTCACCCACCCGAACCCCGTCTGCCAGGACGCCAGCGCGGTCTTCGCGGTGGCGGTGGCGCAGGCGGTGGCCCACGGCGGCGCGCCCGCCGAGGTGGCCGACGCGGCGCTGGCCTTCGCCCGCGAGGCCAGGCTGCACGCCGAGGTGCTGGCGGCCCTGGAGGGCGCCCGCGCCGCCCGTCCGGACTTCGTGACGCACCAGGGGCTGGTGACGGTGGCGCTGCAGAACGCCTTCTTCCAGCTGCGCCACGCCGCGCCCGAGGCGGCGCTGGTGGACACGGTCGGCCGCGGCGGCGACACCGACACCAACGCCGCCATCGCCGGGGCCCTGCTGGGCGCCGTGCACGGCGTGCTGGCGCTGCCGCTGCGCTGGCGCAGCGCGGTGCTCTCCTGCGTCCCGGTGGAGGGCGCCCCCGGGGTGCGCCGGCCACGCCCGCCCGCCTGCTGGCCGGTGGACGCGCTGGTGCTGGCCGAGCGGCTGGCGGCCGGGTAG
- the xth gene encoding exodeoxyribonuclease III, whose amino-acid sequence MKVVTWNVNGIRAREAQVEELLAREAPDLVCLQEIKAPAAKVPAPLRPPPGYHALWHGETAYSGVSLLVNEERVTAPPSFEHPPFDFETRAVTAEVAGVTVASLYVPNGGKDFEAKLRFLEALEGWVADAAAQGRPLLLCGDLNVTLGDADVHEKERRPGAIGQREDERALLGRILSHGLADVGRALDPDNRALFTWWPPWRGLRQKNVGWRIDYVVASAALARTATRCAVLPEFGTSDHAPVVAEFGEWG is encoded by the coding sequence GTGAAGGTCGTCACCTGGAACGTCAACGGAATCCGGGCCCGCGAGGCGCAGGTCGAGGAGCTGCTGGCGCGAGAGGCGCCGGACCTGGTCTGCCTGCAGGAGATCAAGGCGCCGGCCGCCAAGGTGCCGGCCCCGCTGCGCCCGCCCCCGGGCTACCACGCCCTGTGGCACGGCGAGACGGCCTACTCGGGGGTTTCTCTCCTGGTGAACGAGGAGCGGGTGACCGCCCCACCCAGCTTCGAGCACCCGCCCTTCGACTTCGAGACCAGGGCGGTCACCGCCGAGGTGGCAGGGGTGACGGTGGCCAGCCTCTACGTGCCCAACGGCGGGAAGGACTTCGAGGCCAAGCTCCGCTTCCTCGAGGCCCTGGAGGGCTGGGTGGCGGACGCCGCGGCCCAGGGGCGGCCGCTCCTGCTGTGCGGTGACCTCAACGTGACCCTGGGCGACGCCGACGTCCACGAGAAGGAGCGGCGCCCCGGCGCCATCGGGCAGCGCGAGGACGAGCGGGCCCTGCTGGGCCGCATCCTCTCGCACGGCCTGGCGGACGTGGGGCGCGCCCTCGACCCGGACAACCGGGCCCTCTTCACCTGGTGGCCGCCCTGGCGGGGGCTGCGGCAGAAGAACGTGGGCTGGCGCATCGACTACGTGGTGGCCAGCGCCGCGCTGGCGCGGACGGCCACCCGCTGCGCCGTGCTGCCCGAGTTCGGCACCAGCGACCACGCGCCGGTGGTGGCCGAGTTCGGGGAGTGGGGCTGA
- a CDS encoding zinc-ribbon domain-containing protein, producing MRVACPHCSAEYQIDDRRIPPTGVNVKCPRCQAAFPVRPAGGGAPGAVPLPAPAGAPPQRAASPGAVPLPAPAAIAPPPFPAAPPGGSGLAPPPLPRASVPLPPPLPRGGAAAPGAPAPGAVPLPAPPPARAGAGAIPLPPPGDDLDLPVETSPFDAGPVDQGEPSAGSPFGADPFGAEDLGSAAAFEAGPPTEGGASPFAPDDAAFASTSNPFASGEPAYAPGAPASTAGDAPFGSGGTPFAASDSPFASGDDAFAAASAPPAGGGSPFSPQEPLPVAFTPAPAQAPLGFGEVDFGEGEPPPAQAGDPFSVPPPEEDPFARIEPAIPPPPPPMASMPPAGTGPGGELEMLFGEGDRKPASQVHGYKVRRRSGKVFGPFEEGQIVEMLTKGELLGNEDVSGDGGGSWAPIGTVPSFGAALRSLTSSPAEGSGQGAGRPAGPAPTAGVPFGDRMAATRLTEGKAARVPLKDRLAALAPSLPPWGKLAAVGGALLLVLGVGAAGGFTRHGWFFHKLFRGRADAGRLAALLGTARTGLGRDDLAGQREAMAAAQQAMAAADDDPAVLATYAAAVAALDRGHAAAPDQLTRVRAVAEQLGKEAEGEPAALLAALVVAGLEGGDGQAAPAKAAAGALERSLGKGGLDSEALALLAFRALEAGDAAKAAGLAARLEAAQAGTARAPLLLGRAAAARGDLAAARAELDKALARLPGHPVVRLEQALLAERAGDLVAARAEVDALLAKESEAKLAPRDRARTLALSASLLGRRASDGVQAEAAYDAAVAADPRLPAVRLALAAFRLKRGAPAEAAEALKPLAAGAAADPAVAELLVRALSGAGRALDATQLADAALAKAPGDVRLLLARAAVHEQASQREPAAALYQQALQRAPDDLRPRLALTRLALAAKDLAGAAAALEPAVAKAPADPTVQATLGDLRRAEGKAAEAEAAYRAALAADPEAAQAELGLARLATARGDLAVARDGLARVVLIEPRNAVAQAALGELLWKLGDLPAAERALAAAVALAPSDGQVRINLAAVKLTRGDAAGALAEAEAGSNLAPGLAAGHHWLGRALLARGETPGALTQLRRSVERDPGNAGFLLHLGMAQEKANALGDAIESYRASAKADPSQPEAFERLGLIFATAGRCEDAAPSFEQALVAAPRESRLKMALADCRLRTRKGAEAVRLYREVLRDDPAAVQVLYRLARALHETQGAAAALPFYERAAKEEAGNPMPHYYLGYAFKEKGVRARAIQEFKAYLAERPDADDQADIRREIEDLGGTP from the coding sequence ATGAGGGTCGCCTGCCCGCACTGCAGCGCCGAGTACCAGATCGACGATCGGCGCATCCCGCCCACGGGCGTCAACGTGAAGTGCCCCAGGTGCCAGGCGGCCTTCCCGGTGCGCCCGGCCGGAGGCGGCGCGCCCGGGGCGGTGCCGCTGCCGGCGCCCGCCGGGGCCCCGCCCCAGCGCGCCGCGTCCCCGGGCGCCGTCCCGCTCCCCGCGCCCGCGGCCATCGCGCCGCCGCCGTTCCCCGCCGCGCCGCCGGGCGGCTCCGGCCTGGCGCCGCCCCCGCTGCCGCGGGCCTCGGTGCCGCTGCCGCCGCCGCTCCCGCGCGGCGGGGCCGCGGCGCCCGGCGCGCCGGCTCCGGGCGCCGTGCCGCTGCCCGCGCCGCCGCCGGCCCGCGCCGGCGCGGGCGCCATCCCGCTGCCGCCGCCTGGCGACGACCTGGACCTGCCGGTGGAGACCTCCCCGTTCGACGCCGGGCCGGTGGACCAGGGCGAGCCCAGCGCCGGCTCGCCGTTCGGGGCCGATCCCTTCGGCGCCGAGGACCTGGGCAGCGCCGCCGCGTTCGAAGCCGGCCCGCCCACCGAAGGGGGCGCCTCCCCGTTCGCGCCGGACGACGCCGCCTTCGCCTCGACCAGCAACCCCTTCGCCTCCGGCGAGCCGGCCTACGCCCCCGGCGCACCTGCCTCCACCGCCGGCGATGCGCCCTTCGGCTCCGGCGGGACGCCGTTCGCGGCGTCCGACAGCCCCTTCGCCTCCGGAGACGACGCCTTCGCCGCGGCCTCCGCGCCGCCGGCCGGGGGGGGCAGCCCATTCAGCCCGCAGGAGCCGCTGCCGGTGGCCTTCACGCCGGCGCCCGCCCAGGCGCCGCTGGGCTTCGGCGAGGTGGACTTCGGCGAGGGCGAGCCGCCCCCGGCCCAGGCCGGAGACCCCTTCAGCGTGCCGCCGCCCGAGGAGGATCCGTTCGCCCGCATCGAGCCGGCCATCCCGCCGCCGCCCCCACCCATGGCGTCCATGCCGCCGGCCGGCACCGGTCCGGGCGGCGAGCTGGAGATGCTCTTCGGCGAGGGGGACCGCAAGCCGGCAAGCCAGGTGCACGGCTACAAGGTGCGGCGCCGCTCCGGCAAGGTCTTCGGGCCGTTCGAGGAGGGCCAGATCGTCGAGATGCTCACCAAGGGGGAGCTGCTCGGCAACGAGGACGTCTCCGGCGACGGCGGCGGCAGCTGGGCCCCCATCGGCACGGTGCCGTCGTTCGGCGCCGCCCTGCGGTCGCTCACCTCCTCGCCCGCCGAGGGGAGCGGGCAGGGCGCCGGCCGCCCGGCCGGGCCCGCGCCGACGGCCGGCGTGCCCTTCGGCGACCGCATGGCCGCCACCAGGCTCACCGAGGGCAAGGCCGCCCGCGTCCCGCTGAAGGACAGGCTGGCGGCCCTGGCCCCGAGCCTGCCGCCCTGGGGGAAGCTGGCGGCCGTCGGCGGCGCGCTGCTCCTGGTGCTGGGCGTCGGCGCGGCCGGCGGCTTCACGCGCCACGGCTGGTTCTTCCACAAGCTCTTCCGCGGCCGCGCCGACGCCGGCCGCCTGGCGGCGCTGCTGGGCACCGCGCGCACCGGGCTGGGCCGCGACGACCTGGCCGGCCAGCGCGAGGCCATGGCCGCGGCGCAGCAGGCCATGGCGGCGGCCGACGACGATCCGGCCGTGCTGGCCACCTACGCCGCCGCGGTGGCGGCGCTCGATCGGGGCCACGCCGCCGCGCCGGACCAGCTGACGCGGGTCCGGGCGGTGGCGGAGCAGCTCGGCAAGGAGGCCGAGGGCGAGCCCGCGGCGCTGCTGGCCGCGCTGGTGGTGGCGGGCCTGGAGGGCGGCGATGGCCAGGCCGCCCCGGCCAAGGCCGCCGCCGGGGCGCTGGAGCGGTCCCTGGGGAAGGGGGGGCTGGACTCCGAGGCGCTGGCCCTGCTGGCGTTCCGGGCGCTGGAGGCCGGCGACGCCGCCAAGGCGGCCGGGCTGGCGGCGCGGCTGGAGGCCGCCCAGGCCGGCACCGCGCGGGCGCCGCTGCTGCTGGGGCGCGCCGCCGCCGCCCGCGGCGACCTGGCGGCCGCGCGCGCCGAGCTCGACAAGGCGCTGGCGCGCCTGCCGGGCCACCCGGTGGTCCGCCTGGAGCAGGCGCTCCTGGCGGAGCGGGCCGGCGACCTGGTGGCCGCGCGCGCCGAGGTGGACGCCCTCCTGGCCAAGGAGTCCGAGGCCAAGCTGGCGCCGCGCGATCGCGCCCGGACGCTGGCGCTCTCGGCCAGCCTGCTGGGCCGGCGGGCCTCCGACGGGGTGCAGGCCGAGGCGGCCTACGACGCCGCCGTGGCCGCCGATCCCAGGCTGCCGGCGGTGCGGCTGGCGCTGGCCGCCTTCCGGCTCAAGCGCGGCGCCCCGGCCGAGGCGGCCGAGGCGCTCAAGCCGCTGGCCGCAGGCGCGGCGGCCGATCCGGCCGTGGCCGAGCTGCTGGTCCGCGCCCTCTCCGGCGCAGGCCGCGCGCTCGACGCCACCCAGCTGGCCGACGCCGCCCTGGCCAAGGCGCCCGGCGACGTGCGGCTCCTGCTGGCGCGCGCCGCCGTGCACGAGCAGGCGAGCCAGCGCGAGCCGGCCGCCGCCCTCTACCAGCAGGCGCTGCAGCGCGCCCCGGACGATCTGCGTCCGCGGCTGGCGCTGACCCGCCTGGCGCTGGCGGCCAAGGACCTGGCCGGCGCCGCCGCGGCGCTCGAGCCGGCGGTGGCCAAGGCCCCCGCCGATCCGACCGTGCAGGCCACCCTGGGCGACCTGCGCCGCGCCGAGGGCAAGGCCGCCGAGGCGGAGGCGGCCTACCGGGCGGCGCTGGCGGCCGACCCGGAGGCGGCGCAGGCCGAGCTCGGGCTGGCGCGGCTGGCCACCGCCAGGGGCGACCTGGCGGTGGCGCGCGACGGCCTGGCCCGGGTGGTGCTGATCGAGCCGCGCAACGCGGTCGCCCAGGCGGCCCTGGGTGAGCTCCTGTGGAAGCTGGGGGACCTGCCCGCGGCCGAGCGGGCGCTGGCCGCCGCGGTGGCGCTGGCCCCGAGCGACGGGCAGGTCCGCATCAACCTGGCGGCCGTCAAGCTGACCCGCGGCGACGCGGCCGGCGCGCTGGCCGAGGCCGAGGCCGGCTCCAACCTGGCGCCTGGGCTGGCGGCCGGGCACCACTGGCTGGGCCGGGCCCTCCTGGCACGGGGCGAGACGCCCGGCGCGCTGACGCAGCTGCGGCGGTCGGTGGAGCGGGACCCCGGCAACGCCGGCTTCCTGCTGCACCTGGGCATGGCGCAGGAGAAGGCCAACGCGCTGGGCGACGCCATCGAGTCCTACCGCGCCTCGGCGAAGGCCGACCCCAGCCAGCCCGAGGCCTTCGAGCGGCTGGGCCTGATCTTCGCCACCGCGGGGCGCTGCGAGGACGCGGCGCCGTCCTTCGAGCAGGCGCTGGTCGCGGCCCCCAGGGAGTCACGCCTCAAGATGGCGCTGGCCGACTGCCGCCTCCGGACCCGCAAGGGCGCCGAGGCGGTGCGGCTCTACCGCGAGGTGCTCCGCGACGACCCGGCGGCGGTGCAGGTGCTCTACCGCCTGGCCAGGGCGCTGCACGAGACCCAGGGGGCGGCGGCGGCGCTGCCGTTCTACGAGCGGGCGGCCAAGGAGGAGGCGGGCAACCCCATGCCCCACTACTACCTGGGGTACGCCTTCAAGGAGAAGGGCGTGCGCGCCCGCGCCATCCAGGAGTTCAAGGCCTACCTGGCCGAGCGGCCCGACGCCGACGACCAGGCGGACATCCGAAGGGAGATCGAGGACCTGGGCGGCACGCCCTGA
- a CDS encoding MarR family transcriptional regulator, which translates to MRTISRPARPARPAAPPAAAGPGADGRRLHGLLVELMRRRSLRDPIAATCAELDLSAPQVHALLALGHDGPLAMGDLARRVAVTEKTVTGLIDRLERDGLCARARDAEDRRVVHVGLTPRGAALHRRMDAEVLERLTGLLGRLDAADRRDLFRIIHKLTHEVEDT; encoded by the coding sequence ATGCGGACCATCTCCCGACCCGCCAGACCCGCCCGACCCGCCGCGCCGCCGGCCGCGGCCGGCCCGGGGGCCGACGGCCGCCGCCTGCACGGGCTGCTGGTGGAGCTGATGCGCCGCCGCTCGCTCCGGGACCCCATCGCCGCCACCTGCGCCGAGCTCGACCTGTCGGCGCCGCAGGTCCACGCGCTGCTGGCGCTGGGCCACGACGGGCCGCTGGCCATGGGCGACCTGGCGCGGCGCGTGGCGGTCACCGAGAAGACCGTCACCGGGCTCATCGATCGGCTGGAGCGCGACGGCCTGTGCGCCCGCGCCCGCGACGCCGAGGACCGCCGGGTGGTGCACGTGGGCCTGACCCCCCGCGGCGCCGCGCTGCACCGGCGCATGGACGCCGAGGTGCTGGAGCGGCTCACCGGGCTCCTCGGCCGGCTCGACGCGGCCGACCGACGCGATCTCTTCCGCATCATCCACAAGCTGACCCACGAGGTGGAGGACACATGA
- a CDS encoding response regulator produces the protein MAETDGRAAQLLERALHTLHARTSATTGEAYLRALVLGAAEVVGARWAFLGTFLAGSPTRVRTVAGVRDGQRLEDAEYDLAGTPCQVMGTAVCQVTEGAARRYPDAAFLADHHVESYLGIAVPGADGRPVGVLVALDERPMAPMPELGDLFGAFAARAGAELDRISSRSALEASESRFRQIVTCCAEGVAILDGAGVVRYANPQLARMLGAASSEELQGRSYREFTAPSQLTEVGRRLERRRAGLADRYETQLVCADGREILVDISAAPVPAADGRISSTIALFRDITEQRALDEQVREAQKLESLGVLAGGVAHEFNNLLVGILANASYALSELPVGEVQAAVEDARASAQKASELTRQLLAYSGRGTYTVGPVDLNRVATEMAALAAPALKKVRVLQELAPGLPEVQADAGQVGQVIMNLLTNAADAQAGHPGAVTLRTSLAQVDRMGLAHFHGGQGLEEGPYLVLEVADQGAGMDEVTRARVFEPFFSTKFAGRGLGLAAALGILRGHRGAMRVESEPGRGSRFTVLLPPRVAGRADEPEVGPAGGPGPAPAPVPSDARPLVLVADDEEVVRRAARRALERGGFAVLEAADGLVAVERFRAEAARVACVILDLTMPGMGGEAALAAIRQVSDEVPVVLTSGFTDRDEASEEATGRRVSFLPKPFGPADLVGAVRAALGLGPAPAQRQS, from the coding sequence ATGGCAGAGACCGACGGGCGCGCCGCGCAGCTGCTGGAGCGGGCCCTGCACACCCTGCACGCTCGCACCAGCGCCACCACCGGCGAGGCCTACCTGCGCGCCCTGGTGCTCGGGGCGGCGGAGGTGGTGGGGGCCCGGTGGGCCTTCCTCGGCACCTTCCTGGCCGGGTCGCCGACCCGGGTCCGCACAGTGGCCGGCGTCCGGGACGGCCAGCGGCTGGAGGACGCAGAGTACGACCTGGCCGGCACGCCCTGCCAGGTGATGGGGACGGCCGTTTGCCAGGTGACCGAGGGGGCGGCGCGCCGCTACCCGGACGCCGCCTTCCTGGCCGATCACCACGTCGAGAGCTACCTCGGCATCGCGGTGCCCGGGGCGGACGGCCGCCCGGTCGGGGTGCTGGTGGCGCTCGACGAGCGCCCCATGGCCCCGATGCCGGAGCTGGGCGACCTGTTCGGCGCCTTCGCCGCCCGCGCCGGGGCCGAGCTCGACCGCATCTCCTCGCGGAGCGCGCTGGAGGCCAGCGAGTCCCGCTTCAGACAGATCGTCACCTGCTGCGCCGAGGGGGTGGCCATCCTCGACGGCGCCGGCGTGGTCCGGTACGCCAACCCCCAGCTGGCGCGGATGCTGGGCGCGGCGTCGTCGGAGGAGCTGCAGGGGCGCAGCTACCGCGAGTTCACCGCGCCCTCCCAGCTGACCGAGGTGGGGCGGCGGCTGGAGCGCCGCCGCGCCGGCCTGGCGGACCGGTACGAGACCCAGCTGGTGTGCGCCGACGGCCGCGAGATCCTGGTGGACATCTCGGCGGCGCCGGTCCCCGCCGCGGACGGCCGGATCTCCAGCACCATCGCCCTCTTCCGCGACATCACCGAGCAGCGCGCCCTCGACGAGCAGGTGCGCGAGGCGCAGAAGCTGGAGAGCCTGGGCGTGCTGGCGGGCGGCGTGGCCCACGAGTTCAACAACCTGCTGGTCGGCATCCTGGCCAACGCCAGCTACGCCCTCTCCGAGCTGCCGGTCGGCGAGGTGCAGGCCGCGGTGGAGGACGCCCGGGCCTCGGCCCAGAAGGCCAGCGAGCTGACCCGCCAGCTGCTGGCCTACTCCGGCCGCGGCACGTACACGGTGGGCCCGGTGGATCTCAACCGGGTGGCCACGGAGATGGCGGCGCTGGCGGCGCCGGCCCTCAAGAAGGTGCGGGTGCTCCAGGAGCTGGCGCCCGGCCTGCCCGAGGTGCAGGCCGACGCCGGCCAGGTGGGCCAGGTGATCATGAACCTGCTCACCAACGCCGCCGACGCCCAGGCCGGCCACCCCGGCGCGGTCACCCTGCGCACCTCGCTGGCCCAGGTGGACCGGATGGGCCTGGCCCACTTCCACGGCGGCCAGGGGCTGGAGGAGGGCCCGTACCTGGTGCTGGAGGTGGCGGACCAGGGCGCCGGCATGGACGAGGTCACCCGGGCCCGGGTCTTCGAGCCCTTCTTCTCCACCAAGTTCGCCGGCCGCGGCCTCGGGCTGGCGGCGGCGCTCGGCATCCTGCGCGGCCACCGCGGGGCCATGCGGGTGGAGAGCGAGCCCGGCCGCGGCTCCCGCTTCACCGTGCTGCTGCCGCCGCGAGTCGCCGGCCGGGCCGACGAGCCGGAGGTGGGGCCGGCGGGCGGGCCGGGACCGGCGCCCGCGCCGGTGCCCTCGGACGCCAGGCCGCTGGTGCTGGTGGCCGACGACGAGGAGGTGGTGCGCCGCGCCGCCCGCCGGGCGCTGGAGCGCGGCGGCTTCGCCGTGCTGGAGGCCGCCGATGGGCTGGTGGCGGTGGAGCGCTTCCGTGCCGAGGCGGCCCGGGTGGCCTGCGTCATCCTCGACCTGACCATGCCCGGCATGGGCGGCGAGGCGGCCCTGGCCGCCATCCGGCAGGTGAGCGACGAGGTGCCGGTGGTGCTCACCTCCGGGTTCACCGATCGCGACGAGGCGTCGGAGGAGGCGACCGGCCGGCGGGTCAGCTTCCTGCCCAAGCCCTTCGGCCCCGCCGACCTGGTGGGCGCGGTGCGCGCCGCCCTGGGGCTCGGCCCGGCGCCGGCGCAGCGCCAGTCCTGA